In Halobaculum rubrum, the following are encoded in one genomic region:
- a CDS encoding PGF-CTERM-anchored ABC transporter substrate-binding protein codes for MTRRTRTLLIATLLVVAAAVPAVGAAAAGTAAGTASDGGQSGVGESPALGAADASSAQTGATCEFPVTVTDATGTDVTLEERPERVTTLNPSAAQTMWEIGGESQVVGVSQFALYLDGADSRTNVSAAGFGVSVEKVVGTNPDLVLAPNATSAGTIQALRDAGVTVFHFSGATTIEDVREKTTLTGRLTGNCEGAAEANAWMTANVETAREATADAEDRRVLYPLGGGYIAGSETFISAMIDTAGGTNVAAERDLTGYPQINDEVVLELAPDYLVVTGYSSYLLGEEPYASTPAVQNNNTVSVDRNWMNQPAPRSVVMGVRTLTEGFHPEAAAEADFQSREEAVAAMETETPTATESQPITDTATETTDEARTTSAGATATSGPGFGVAIAVLAVLGSALLARRGR; via the coding sequence GTGACACGACGGACACGGACGCTGTTGATCGCGACGCTGTTGGTCGTCGCCGCGGCGGTCCCGGCGGTCGGGGCCGCGGCCGCGGGGACGGCCGCCGGAACGGCATCGGACGGCGGACAGAGCGGCGTCGGGGAGTCCCCCGCGCTCGGCGCGGCCGACGCATCGAGCGCACAGACGGGGGCGACCTGCGAGTTCCCGGTCACCGTCACGGACGCGACGGGAACCGATGTGACGCTCGAGGAGCGCCCCGAGCGGGTCACGACGCTGAACCCCAGCGCGGCACAGACCATGTGGGAGATCGGCGGCGAGTCGCAGGTCGTCGGCGTGAGCCAGTTCGCGCTGTACCTCGACGGCGCCGACTCCCGGACGAACGTCTCGGCGGCCGGCTTCGGCGTGAGCGTCGAGAAGGTCGTGGGCACGAACCCCGACCTCGTGCTCGCTCCGAACGCGACCTCCGCCGGGACCATCCAGGCGCTGCGCGACGCGGGGGTGACGGTGTTCCACTTCTCCGGGGCGACGACGATCGAGGACGTACGCGAGAAGACGACGCTCACCGGCCGGCTCACCGGCAACTGTGAGGGCGCCGCCGAGGCGAACGCGTGGATGACCGCGAACGTCGAAACCGCCCGTGAGGCGACCGCCGACGCCGAGGACAGGCGCGTGCTGTACCCGCTCGGCGGCGGCTACATCGCCGGCAGCGAGACGTTCATCTCCGCGATGATCGACACCGCCGGCGGCACGAACGTCGCGGCCGAGCGCGACCTCACCGGCTACCCGCAGATCAACGACGAGGTCGTCCTCGAGCTGGCGCCCGACTACCTCGTCGTCACGGGCTACTCGTCGTACCTCCTCGGTGAGGAGCCGTACGCGAGCACGCCCGCGGTGCAGAACAACAACACGGTTTCCGTTGACCGCAACTGGATGAACCAGCCCGCCCCGCGCTCGGTCGTCATGGGCGTGCGGACGCTGACCGAGGGCTTCCACCCCGAGGCGGCCGCCGAGGCTGACTTCCAGTCGCGCGAGGAAGCCGTGGCCGCGATGGAGACCGAGACGCCGACCGCGACCGAGAGTCAGCCGATCACCGACACGGCGACCGAGACGACGGACGAGGC
- the btuC gene encoding vitamin B12 ABC transporter permease BtuC, whose protein sequence is MTRVWRRTAGYSTALLGLLVGVVTASAGIGPVSIPAGTVAAVVANAVAVPVGLEWAADAVGGGGPLTAGLPLRVEFAHPFAFPVSSTHEAIVMRVRLPRILLAAFVGVGLASAGTVMQGFFRNPMADPGIIGVSSGAAVGAVSWIVAPAGVLALLGPLRPLLTDGAGLQIAAFCGALLAGFGVYLIASRDGRTPVATLLLAGVAVQTFLGAVVSYLLLHSGESIRRVTYWLMGHLSGASWSEVTAAAVVVPALTLVLFAYARDLNVLLLGETDAVALGVDAERSKRVLLAVSSVLTGAAVAVSGVIGFVGLIVPHGVRLLVGPDHRVLLPTSALAGGSFLVAADTFARSGVAELPVGIVTAAVGAPFFLYLLRTREVYDL, encoded by the coding sequence GTGACACGCGTCTGGCGCCGCACCGCCGGCTACTCGACTGCCCTCCTCGGGCTCCTCGTCGGAGTCGTGACGGCGAGCGCCGGCATCGGACCGGTGTCGATCCCCGCCGGAACCGTGGCGGCCGTCGTCGCCAACGCCGTCGCGGTCCCGGTGGGCCTCGAGTGGGCAGCCGACGCCGTCGGGGGCGGCGGGCCGTTGACCGCCGGCCTCCCCCTCCGCGTCGAGTTCGCGCACCCGTTCGCGTTCCCGGTGTCGAGCACACACGAGGCGATCGTCATGCGGGTTCGCCTCCCGCGGATCCTGCTTGCGGCGTTCGTCGGCGTCGGCCTCGCGTCCGCCGGCACGGTGATGCAGGGGTTCTTCCGCAACCCGATGGCGGACCCGGGGATCATCGGCGTCTCCTCGGGCGCGGCCGTCGGCGCCGTCTCGTGGATCGTCGCCCCCGCCGGAGTGCTGGCGCTGCTCGGGCCGCTCCGGCCGCTCCTGACCGACGGTGCCGGGCTCCAGATCGCCGCCTTCTGCGGCGCGCTCCTCGCGGGCTTCGGCGTCTACCTGATCGCCAGTCGCGACGGCCGGACGCCCGTGGCGACGCTGCTGCTCGCGGGCGTCGCAGTACAGACGTTTCTGGGGGCCGTGGTCTCGTATCTCCTGTTGCACTCCGGGGAGTCGATCCGCCGGGTGACGTACTGGCTGATGGGCCACCTCAGCGGCGCGAGTTGGTCGGAGGTGACCGCCGCCGCGGTGGTCGTCCCCGCGCTGACGCTCGTGTTGTTCGCGTACGCCCGGGACCTGAACGTGCTCTTACTCGGCGAGACGGACGCCGTCGCGCTCGGCGTCGACGCCGAGCGGAGCAAGCGCGTCCTGCTGGCCGTCTCCTCGGTGTTGACCGGCGCCGCGGTCGCCGTCTCGGGCGTCATCGGCTTCGTCGGCCTCATCGTCCCCCACGGCGTCCGCCTGCTCGTCGGCCCGGATCACCGAGTGCTCCTGCCGACGAGCGCGCTCGCGGGCGGGAGCTTCCTCGTCGCCGCCGACACCTTCGCGCGCTCGGGCGTCGCGGAGCTGCCGGTCGGGATCGTCACCGCCGCCGTGGGCGCTCCCTTCTTCCTGTACCTGCTGCGGACTCGGGAGGTGTACGACCTGTGA
- a CDS encoding ABC transporter ATP-binding protein produces the protein MSDRIDAGDVTGGTDIDAAGDPPMIAVRDLVVSRGGERVLDGVSLSVDRGELVGLVGPNGAGKTTLVAAVNGTLGIDGGTVELDGRDRRELSQREVARRVATVPQKTNTAFEFPVEAIVEMGRTAYVSRFGTTTEADRDAVDRAMERAEVREFADRSVTTLSGGERQRVLFARALAAETPGLLLDEPTASLDINHQVRTLELVRESVDDGKAALAAIHDLNLAARVCDRLVLLAGGSVRASGTPREVLSDDALADAFGVRTAINDDPAVGSPMVTALRESDRDTGES, from the coding sequence GTGAGCGATCGGATCGACGCCGGCGATGTGACGGGAGGAACTGACATCGACGCCGCCGGCGACCCCCCGATGATCGCCGTCCGCGATCTCGTCGTCTCCCGCGGCGGCGAGCGCGTCCTCGACGGCGTCTCGCTGTCGGTCGACCGCGGGGAGCTCGTGGGGCTCGTCGGCCCCAACGGCGCCGGCAAGACCACGCTCGTCGCCGCCGTGAACGGTACGCTCGGGATCGACGGGGGCACCGTCGAACTGGACGGCCGCGACCGCCGGGAACTGTCTCAACGCGAGGTCGCCCGTCGTGTCGCCACGGTCCCACAGAAGACGAACACGGCGTTCGAGTTCCCCGTCGAGGCGATCGTCGAGATGGGGCGAACCGCCTACGTCTCCCGGTTCGGGACGACGACCGAGGCCGACCGCGACGCCGTCGACCGGGCGATGGAGCGCGCCGAAGTCCGGGAATTCGCCGACCGCTCGGTGACGACGCTGTCGGGCGGCGAGCGCCAGCGCGTGCTGTTCGCCCGGGCGCTGGCCGCCGAGACGCCGGGCCTCCTGCTCGACGAACCGACCGCCAGCCTCGACATCAACCATCAGGTCCGGACGCTCGAACTCGTCCGGGAGAGCGTCGACGACGGCAAGGCCGCCCTCGCGGCGATCCACGACCTGAACCTCGCGGCGCGGGTGTGCGACCGGCTCGTGTTGCTCGCGGGCGGATCCGTCCGTGCGAGCGGAACCCCGCGGGAGGTTCTCTCGGACGACGCGCTCGCGGACGCGTTCGGCGTCCGCACGGCCATCAACGACGACCCCGCGGTCGGTTCCCCGATGGTGACGGCGCTGCGGGAAAGCGATCGAGACACGGGAGAGTCGTAG
- the cobT gene encoding nicotinate mononucleotide-dependent phosphoribosyltransferase CobT: MRLVLVAGTTETAAEPGISAAGADPELMRHTPGADLDVVVHGEPTLAPVVPVSPTGCPTPAVVTRAARELLGFDAIGVDAGIAGRTGAPAIDVGEGPGADVREPTAVPGAEGTYERARELGGALPDDRIVIGETIPGGTTTALGVLTALGEEPAVSSSLPENPLDLKRRVVAAGLDAGGLAPGDAAGDPLRAVTAVGDPVLAAVAGLTAGAVESDTEVTLAGGTQLAAAAALVRHAGVDAPLTLATTSFVADDGSAGIAGLADSLSVDLTVTDPGFDGVEHPAMAAYVAGEAKEGVGMGGALHLVEESAASMADLRERIVDVYDRLLAGADASEGAVEGSPDGAGTAPEGEP, from the coding sequence GTGAGACTCGTCCTCGTCGCCGGGACGACCGAGACCGCGGCGGAGCCGGGGATCAGCGCAGCCGGGGCCGACCCGGAGCTGATGCGTCACACGCCCGGAGCCGACCTCGACGTGGTCGTTCACGGCGAGCCGACGCTCGCGCCGGTCGTGCCGGTGAGCCCGACGGGCTGTCCCACGCCCGCGGTTGTGACGCGCGCGGCCAGGGAGCTGCTCGGGTTCGACGCGATCGGCGTCGACGCCGGGATCGCCGGCCGGACGGGGGCACCGGCCATCGACGTCGGCGAGGGACCCGGCGCGGACGTGCGGGAGCCGACGGCGGTCCCCGGCGCCGAGGGGACGTACGAGCGGGCGCGCGAACTCGGGGGCGCGCTCCCGGACGACCGGATCGTGATCGGGGAGACGATTCCGGGCGGCACGACCACCGCGCTCGGCGTGTTGACCGCGCTGGGCGAGGAGCCGGCGGTGTCGTCGTCGCTTCCGGAGAACCCCCTCGACCTGAAGCGGCGGGTCGTCGCCGCGGGACTCGACGCCGGCGGGCTCGCGCCCGGCGACGCTGCCGGCGACCCGCTTCGGGCGGTTACGGCCGTCGGCGACCCCGTACTCGCGGCGGTCGCCGGCCTGACGGCGGGCGCCGTGGAGTCGGACACGGAGGTGACGCTCGCCGGCGGGACGCAACTCGCCGCCGCCGCGGCGCTGGTCCGTCACGCGGGCGTCGACGCGCCGCTGACGCTCGCGACCACGTCGTTCGTCGCGGACGACGGCTCCGCCGGGATCGCCGGGCTCGCCGACTCACTGAGCGTCGACCTGACCGTCACGGACCCCGGGTTCGACGGGGTCGAGCATCCCGCGATGGCGGCGTACGTCGCCGGCGAGGCGAAGGAGGGTGTCGGCATGGGCGGGGCGCTCCACCTCGTCGAGGAGTCGGCCGCCTCGATGGCCGACCTCCGCGAGCGGATCGTCGACGTGTACGACCGCCTGCTCGCGGGAGCCGACGCCTCCGAGGGGGCCGTTGAGGGGTCGCCCGATGGGGCGGGGACGGCGCCGGAGGGGGAGCCGTGA
- a CDS encoding cobyrinic acid a,c-diamide synthase, which yields MRGLVLGGTASGVGKTVATLSAIRALDAAGYAVQPAKAGPDFIDPSHHERIAGTPSRTLDVWMQGEEGLRRNYYRGGSDGCDPSSRGTSSPALCVVEGVMGLYDGDGSSTARVAEALDLPVVLVVDASAGMESVAATSLGFREYAAHAGRDIDVAGVIAQRAHGGRHERGIRDALPEGIAYLGRIPPNPDLAIPDRHLGLHMGEESPLPGEALDSAADHLDAEALADLAREPPRPIGRDSRPPERDSGSPTGKRVAVADDAAFAFHYPAALERLRERAEVETFAPTRGDALPECDAVYLPGGYPELHAPALADSDALDDLADRAAEGLPVLGECGGLMALAETLTTADGDTHGMAGVLPADVRMHDRYQALDHVELRARDDTLTARAGETRRGHEFHYSSAEVADDARFAFEVVRGDGIADGMDGLTEHRTLGTYAHVHPESGAFDSFLEAI from the coding sequence GTGAGGGGACTCGTCCTCGGCGGCACCGCCTCCGGCGTGGGCAAGACCGTCGCGACGCTGTCGGCCATCCGGGCGCTCGACGCCGCCGGCTACGCTGTCCAGCCGGCGAAGGCGGGCCCGGACTTCATCGACCCGAGCCACCACGAGCGCATCGCCGGCACCCCCTCTCGGACGCTCGACGTCTGGATGCAGGGAGAGGAGGGCCTCCGCCGGAACTACTATCGCGGCGGCTCCGACGGGTGCGACCCGTCTTCGCGGGGGACGTCGTCCCCCGCCCTCTGCGTGGTCGAGGGCGTCATGGGGCTGTACGACGGCGACGGGTCCAGCACGGCCCGGGTCGCCGAGGCGCTCGACCTTCCGGTTGTGCTCGTCGTCGACGCGAGCGCGGGGATGGAAAGCGTCGCCGCGACGTCGCTGGGCTTTCGCGAGTACGCCGCCCACGCCGGCCGCGACATCGACGTGGCGGGCGTGATCGCCCAGCGCGCCCACGGCGGGCGCCACGAGCGGGGGATCCGCGACGCGCTGCCCGAGGGGATCGCCTACCTCGGACGGATCCCCCCGAACCCGGATCTGGCGATCCCCGACCGGCACCTCGGGCTCCACATGGGCGAGGAGTCGCCCCTTCCCGGCGAGGCGCTCGATTCCGCGGCCGACCACCTCGACGCCGAGGCGCTGGCCGACCTCGCGCGCGAGCCGCCGCGACCGATCGGGCGCGACTCGCGACCGCCCGAGCGTGACTCCGGATCCCCGACCGGGAAGCGCGTCGCGGTCGCCGACGACGCCGCCTTCGCGTTCCACTACCCGGCGGCGCTGGAGCGCCTCCGGGAGCGCGCCGAGGTGGAGACGTTCGCGCCGACCCGCGGCGACGCGCTGCCCGAGTGCGACGCCGTCTACCTCCCCGGGGGCTACCCCGAACTCCACGCGCCCGCGCTCGCCGACAGCGACGCGCTCGACGACCTCGCGGACAGAGCGGCGGAGGGCCTCCCCGTGCTCGGGGAGTGCGGCGGACTGATGGCGCTCGCGGAGACGCTGACGACCGCCGACGGCGACACACACGGGATGGCAGGCGTCCTCCCGGCGGACGTGCGGATGCACGACCGGTATCAAGCGCTCGACCACGTCGAGCTTCGCGCCCGCGACGACACGCTCACCGCCCGAGCGGGCGAGACCCGCCGCGGCCACGAGTTCCACTACTCCTCGGCCGAGGTGGCCGACGACGCCCGCTTCGCCTTCGAGGTGGTCCGGGGCGACGGCATCGCCGACGGAATGGACGGCCTGACCGAGCACCGGACGCTCGGCACGTACGCGCACGTCCACCCCGAGAGCGGCGCGTTCGACTCGTTCCTGGAGGCGATCTGA
- a CDS encoding HAD family hydrolase gives MAAVSFDLFGTLVDADTPDDPAAAVAAELRDRGVAVPDDWADAYAEPHLEYTAGVERPLHHHVAAALASRGPEHEARPFVDDAAVAVRAAFDRPVETRPGAAEAVATLSETYPVGVLSNCSVPGLVGRTLERSVVDAGDLDAVTASVECGWRKPDARAFEAVAADLGTPVGRLLHVGDDPETDGGATDAGARFVPVGEVSLPELPSVVAERWG, from the coding sequence ATCGCCGCCGTCTCGTTCGACCTGTTCGGCACCCTCGTCGACGCCGACACGCCCGACGATCCGGCCGCGGCCGTCGCCGCCGAGCTCCGCGATCGGGGCGTCGCCGTCCCCGACGACTGGGCCGACGCGTACGCCGAGCCACACTTGGAGTACACGGCGGGGGTCGAACGACCGCTCCATCACCACGTCGCGGCCGCGCTGGCGAGCCGCGGCCCCGAGCACGAGGCGCGTCCGTTCGTGGACGACGCCGCGGTGGCCGTCCGCGCGGCGTTCGATCGCCCGGTCGAGACGCGACCCGGCGCCGCCGAGGCGGTCGCGACGCTGTCCGAAACGTACCCCGTCGGCGTCCTGTCGAACTGCAGCGTTCCCGGGCTCGTCGGGCGGACGCTGGAGCGGTCGGTCGTGGACGCCGGGGACCTCGACGCCGTGACCGCCAGCGTCGAGTGCGGGTGGCGAAAGCCCGACGCGCGGGCGTTCGAGGCGGTCGCCGCCGACCTCGGCACACCAGTCGGGCGGCTGCTCCACGTCGGCGACGACCCGGAGACCGACGGCGGGGCGACCGACGCCGGCGCGCGGTTCGTCCCGGTCGGGGAGGTGTCGCTTCCGGAACTGCCGTCGGTCGTCGCGGAGCGATGGGGCTGA
- a CDS encoding CobD/CbiB family cobalamin biosynthesis protein, whose amino-acid sequence MGLTALAAVGLAATLDAAFAEPPSRVHPIALFGRVVGAVEREWTRPRAVGVAVAVVLPLAVAAVAWGVVTGAGVLGGSGGVTPVATAVVAGLALFSLTSLRMLVAVASEVVDAAERDADAARESAIALVGRDTSSLSAAEIRSAAVESAAENLADGLVAPLLAFAIGAQGSVAVGVAAAAWVKGVNTLDSMLGYPDRPVGTASARLDDAVMWVPARVSAVLLAVAAGSPRSLVDARRWVRVPASPNSGWPMATAAAALGVRLEKSGAYTLNSDAALPSLDEARRGVRAVAVAGALAFLLAGAAVAVARVGP is encoded by the coding sequence ATGGGGCTGACCGCCCTCGCTGCCGTCGGGCTGGCGGCGACGCTCGACGCCGCGTTCGCGGAGCCGCCGAGTCGCGTGCATCCGATCGCGCTGTTCGGGCGGGTCGTCGGCGCCGTCGAGCGCGAGTGGACCCGACCGCGGGCCGTCGGGGTCGCCGTCGCGGTCGTCCTGCCGCTGGCGGTCGCGGCGGTCGCGTGGGGGGTCGTCACCGGCGCCGGTGTTCTCGGGGGCAGCGGGGGCGTCACCCCCGTCGCCACTGCGGTGGTCGCGGGACTCGCGCTGTTCTCGCTCACGAGCCTGCGGATGCTCGTCGCCGTCGCGAGCGAGGTGGTCGACGCGGCCGAGCGCGACGCCGACGCCGCCCGCGAGTCGGCGATCGCGCTCGTCGGCCGGGACACGTCGTCGCTGTCGGCCGCGGAGATCCGGAGCGCCGCCGTCGAGAGCGCCGCCGAGAACCTCGCGGACGGACTCGTCGCACCCCTGCTGGCGTTCGCGATCGGCGCGCAGGGCTCGGTCGCCGTCGGCGTCGCGGCCGCCGCCTGGGTGAAGGGCGTGAACACGCTCGACTCGATGCTCGGCTATCCTGACAGGCCGGTCGGCACCGCGAGCGCCCGCCTCGACGACGCGGTTATGTGGGTGCCCGCCCGCGTCTCGGCCGTGTTGCTCGCCGTCGCCGCCGGGTCGCCGCGGTCGCTCGTCGACGCCCGACGCTGGGTGCGCGTCCCCGCCTCGCCCAACTCCGGGTGGCCGATGGCGACCGCCGCGGCCGCCCTCGGCGTCCGACTTGAGAAGTCCGGCGCGTACACGCTGAACTCCGACGCCGCACTCCCCTCGCTCGACGAGGCGCGGCGAGGCGTCCGCGCGGTCGCCGTCGCGGGGGCGCTGGCGTTCCTGCTCGCCGGAGCGGCCGTGGCGGTGGCGAGGGTGGGGCCGTGA
- the cobS gene encoding adenosylcobinamide-GDP ribazoletransferase → MTPSPIAAVAGALGFLSRVPVGHSDARWDAFRRTPAAIPAVGYPIGALLALPIAAVALAPGGIGAAVPTETVAVVFVAWLYAVTGITHLDGVADLGDAAVVHGDAERRLEVLKDSSLGVGGALALAVVVLGLAAGAALVVDLARVAPLPAVGLVIGAEVAAKAATAALVCVGEAPHGGLGSALTAESGPRSLVWVGAVAAPVALVGWPALAPGIAVLVAAALVAAAALWWASARIGGVSGDVLGATNEISRVVGLHMGVIAWTLS, encoded by the coding sequence GTGACTCCGAGCCCCATCGCCGCCGTCGCGGGCGCGCTCGGGTTCCTCTCCCGCGTCCCCGTCGGCCACAGCGACGCGCGCTGGGACGCGTTCCGGCGGACGCCGGCAGCGATCCCGGCCGTCGGCTACCCGATCGGCGCGCTGCTCGCGCTCCCGATCGCGGCGGTCGCGCTGGCGCCCGGCGGGATCGGCGCCGCCGTCCCGACCGAGACGGTCGCGGTGGTGTTCGTCGCGTGGCTGTACGCAGTCACCGGGATCACCCACCTCGACGGCGTCGCGGACCTGGGCGACGCGGCCGTCGTCCACGGCGACGCCGAGCGTCGTCTGGAGGTACTGAAGGACAGTTCCCTCGGCGTCGGCGGGGCGCTCGCGCTCGCGGTGGTCGTCCTCGGGCTCGCGGCCGGGGCCGCGCTGGTCGTCGACCTCGCACGGGTCGCCCCGCTGCCCGCCGTCGGCCTCGTGATCGGCGCCGAGGTCGCCGCGAAGGCGGCGACGGCGGCGCTCGTCTGTGTCGGCGAGGCACCCCACGGGGGGCTCGGCTCCGCGCTGACGGCCGAGTCCGGACCCCGTTCGCTCGTGTGGGTCGGGGCAGTGGCGGCGCCCGTCGCGCTCGTGGGGTGGCCCGCGCTTGCGCCCGGGATCGCCGTCCTCGTCGCCGCCGCCCTCGTCGCCGCCGCGGCGCTGTGGTGGGCGAGCGCTCGGATCGGCGGCGTCAGCGGCGACGTGCTCGGTGCGACGAACGAGATCTCCCGAGTCGTCGGGCTGCACATGGGGGTGATCGCGTGGACGCTCTCGTGA
- a CDS encoding NTP transferase domain-containing protein gives MCGGRGTRLGAVGADTEKPLVEIGGVPMVDRVLMALAESRIEGVHAVVSPHTPATATHLIGRDDLTVIEAPGDGYVSDLGYALDRVGRPVLTVASDLPLLTAGTVDRAVDAAGGDDACASGSGGAAASLTVYVPVDRKREVGASVDERTTTVDGRKVVPTGLNVVGDEDGEPVDESALVVADERLAVNVNRPRDLRVAEALLRRRRERTETVPDHHDHGDHP, from the coding sequence ATGTGCGGCGGCCGGGGCACCCGCCTCGGAGCGGTCGGCGCCGACACCGAGAAGCCGCTGGTCGAGATCGGCGGCGTTCCGATGGTCGACCGTGTGCTCATGGCGCTCGCCGAAAGTCGGATCGAGGGCGTCCACGCCGTCGTCTCGCCGCACACGCCCGCGACCGCGACACACCTCATCGGACGTGATGACCTGACGGTCATCGAGGCCCCCGGCGACGGCTACGTTTCCGACCTCGGCTACGCGCTGGATCGGGTCGGCCGACCCGTGCTCACCGTCGCGAGCGACCTTCCGCTGCTCACGGCCGGGACGGTCGACCGCGCGGTCGACGCCGCCGGCGGCGACGATGCTTGCGCTTCCGGGTCCGGCGGCGCGGCCGCGTCGCTGACGGTGTACGTCCCCGTCGACCGCAAGCGGGAAGTCGGGGCGAGCGTCGACGAGCGGACGACGACTGTCGACGGCCGCAAGGTCGTGCCCACCGGGCTGAACGTCGTCGGCGACGAGGACGGAGAGCCTGTCGACGAAAGCGCGCTCGTCGTCGCCGACGAGCGCCTCGCGGTGAACGTGAACCGCCCGCGAGACCTGCGCGTCGCCGAGGCGCTCCTGCGTCGTCGACGCGAGAGAACCGAGACAGTGCCCGACCACCACGACCACGGAGACCACCCATGA
- a CDS encoding threonine-phosphate decarboxylase: MNFDTARDTPRTPHGSSDDPDVLDFSANTNPHVPDGAEAAYRDAFEAARTYPREPPAEYRRAAAEYVDCDRKEVIPTPGGLAAIRLTIDLAVEPGDSVAVPSPSFGEYAREVRLQGGEQSFVPQDEILETDPAEHALAIVCNPNNPTGNAYGDDDLRAFAARCRKAGTPLLVDEAFLGFTDRPSLSGMDGVIVARSLTKLFGLPGIRAGFAVATGDWGEMLANARRTWNLGAPALATGAHCMRQTAFVERARERVAAERERMRAALSEAGYGVHPSDAPYLLLDVGDRGVDAVVEGAGEAGIAIRDATTFRGLDSHVRVAVRTPAENDRLLEVLRGL; encoded by the coding sequence ATGAACTTCGATACCGCACGCGACACGCCCCGAACACCCCACGGCAGCAGCGACGACCCCGACGTGCTCGACTTCAGCGCGAACACCAACCCGCACGTCCCCGACGGCGCCGAGGCGGCCTACCGCGACGCCTTCGAGGCGGCCCGGACGTACCCACGGGAGCCGCCCGCGGAGTATCGCCGGGCGGCCGCCGAGTACGTCGACTGCGACCGGAAGGAGGTGATCCCCACACCCGGGGGGCTGGCGGCGATCCGGCTGACGATCGATCTCGCCGTGGAGCCGGGCGACTCGGTCGCGGTGCCGTCCCCGAGCTTCGGGGAGTACGCCCGCGAGGTGCGCCTGCAGGGCGGCGAGCAGTCGTTCGTTCCGCAAGACGAGATACTGGAGACCGACCCCGCCGAACACGCGCTCGCGATCGTCTGTAACCCGAACAACCCGACCGGGAACGCCTACGGGGACGACGACCTGCGGGCGTTCGCCGCGCGGTGCCGGAAGGCGGGGACGCCGCTGCTGGTCGACGAGGCGTTCCTCGGGTTCACCGACCGCCCGTCGCTGTCGGGGATGGACGGCGTGATCGTCGCTCGCTCGCTGACGAAGCTGTTCGGGCTGCCGGGCATCCGCGCGGGGTTCGCCGTCGCGACCGGCGACTGGGGGGAGATGCTGGCGAACGCCCGTCGCACCTGGAACCTCGGGGCGCCAGCGCTCGCGACCGGCGCCCACTGCATGCGACAGACGGCGTTCGTCGAGCGCGCTCGCGAGCGCGTCGCCGCCGAGCGCGAGCGCATGCGCGCGGCGCTTTCGGAGGCGGGATACGGCGTCCACCCCTCGGACGCGCCGTATCTCCTGCTCGATGTCGGCGACCGCGGGGTCGACGCGGTCGTCGAGGGCGCCGGCGAGGCCGGGATCGCGATCCGCGACGCGACGACGTTCCGCGGGCTCGACTCCCACGTCCGGGTGGCGGTCCGGACGCCCGCCGAGAACGACCGCCTGTTGGAGGTGCTCCGTGGGCTTTGA
- a CDS encoding adenosylcobinamide amidohydrolase translates to MGFETAVADGVLRLRRPDTRWLSTGWDGGFADAPAAYNVSVPEGWERTDLDAYATERLADAGFAGTGGDPAGPALLTGVDMPHARVARSGSVVAVATAGVSNPAALPMAADSEDAGAPTPETDAERGSDGVGRGTVNVLVATTRRLDDGALANLVAVAAEAKAATLLATTGFPGTTTDAVVAGSARDGEPATFSGSATPVGSAARVCVRDAVRASLESRYAAGDATVPDSVADAEHGVVTDREAEVTRP, encoded by the coding sequence GTGGGCTTTGAGACCGCGGTCGCCGACGGCGTCCTCCGCCTGCGCCGCCCCGACACGCGCTGGCTCTCGACCGGCTGGGACGGCGGCTTCGCGGACGCCCCGGCGGCGTACAACGTCTCGGTCCCCGAGGGCTGGGAGCGGACCGACCTCGACGCGTACGCCACCGAAAGGCTCGCTGACGCCGGGTTCGCGGGAACGGGAGGCGACCCCGCGGGTCCGGCGCTCCTGACGGGCGTCGACATGCCCCACGCGCGGGTCGCGCGCTCCGGCTCCGTCGTCGCGGTCGCGACCGCGGGGGTGTCGAACCCCGCGGCGCTGCCGATGGCGGCGGACTCGGAGGACGCCGGCGCTCCCACGCCGGAGACGGACGCCGAACGCGGCAGCGACGGCGTCGGCCGTGGCACCGTGAACGTCCTCGTCGCGACGACCCGGCGGCTCGACGACGGCGCGCTCGCGAACCTCGTCGCGGTCGCCGCGGAGGCGAAGGCCGCGACCCTGCTCGCGACGACGGGCTTCCCGGGCACGACGACCGACGCGGTCGTCGCCGGCAGCGCGCGCGACGGCGAACCCGCGACGTTCTCGGGGAGCGCGACGCCGGTCGGGAGCGCCGCCCGGGTGTGCGTCCGCGACGCCGTTCGCGCGAGCCTCGAGTCACGGTACGCCGCCGGCGACGCGACCGTTCCGGACTCAGTCGCCGACGCCGAGCACGGCGTCGTTACCGACCGCGAGGCGGAGGTGACGCGACCGTGA